A region of Sphingomonas crusticola DNA encodes the following proteins:
- a CDS encoding TetR/AcrR family transcriptional regulator: protein MTQGRPDDGQYGARRRALAAAREVLRDQAYGSFSVERVARLAGLSRRTLYNQFEDRAELYRIVRLELVVEVETVLPREINRNLPLREAMEQFVREAWLALSGEAHLQLRGAVARDGADLPWLSEMYRQRVVLPLEWAIERCLVRQIHDHGLAIDEPSAHAERLAAMVMVAVTQPSAFHPHEIVAIFLGRLAAGAAPFEADHHRAGFFAARPDAPRRAPPEFKVSR, encoded by the coding sequence ATGACCCAGGGCCGACCCGACGACGGACAATATGGCGCACGACGGCGCGCGCTTGCGGCAGCACGGGAAGTGCTGCGCGACCAGGCTTATGGCAGCTTCTCGGTCGAGCGCGTGGCACGCCTTGCCGGCCTCAGCCGCCGCACCTTGTACAATCAGTTCGAGGATCGGGCCGAACTGTATCGCATCGTCCGTCTCGAGCTGGTCGTGGAAGTGGAAACGGTGCTGCCGCGCGAAATCAACCGCAATTTGCCGCTGCGGGAGGCGATGGAGCAATTCGTTCGTGAAGCCTGGCTGGCCCTATCCGGCGAAGCCCACCTCCAGTTGCGCGGGGCGGTGGCGCGTGACGGGGCCGACCTGCCGTGGCTTTCCGAAATGTACCGCCAGCGCGTGGTGCTGCCGCTCGAATGGGCGATCGAGCGGTGCCTCGTGCGGCAGATTCATGACCATGGGCTGGCGATTGACGAGCCGTCCGCCCATGCGGAGCGGCTCGCCGCGATGGTGATGGTTGCGGTGACGCAGCCCTCGGCATTCCATCCGCACGAGATCGTAGCGATCTTTCTCGGCCGCCTCGCGGCGGGCGCCGCACCTTTCGAGGCTGACCATCACCGCGCCGGCTTTTTCGCGGCTCGGCCGGACGCGCCGAGGCGCGCCCCGCCGGAGTTCAAAGTTTCGCGGTAA
- a CDS encoding electron transfer flavoprotein subunit alpha/FixB family protein, whose amino-acid sequence MSVLVLIEHAEGALKDASLSTITAAAQLGEVHALVAGEGGQAQQAADAAAKVEGVAKVLLASDPAYAQALAENVAPLLVSLMGNYEALLCNATSEGKNIAPRVAALLDVMQVSDVLSIEGPDTFTRPIYAGNAVATVQSSDAKKVLTVRGTAFAKAAASGGNGTVEPVAGTGDAGLSSFVGRETSKSERPELTSARVVVSGGRALGSSEQFHALIDPLADKLHAAVGASRAAVDAGYAPNDYQVGQTGKIVAPEVYVAVGISGAIQHLAGMKDSKVIVAINKDEDAPIFQVADLGLVGDLFQIIPDLTAKL is encoded by the coding sequence TGATCGAGCATGCCGAGGGCGCGCTCAAGGATGCGAGCCTTTCGACCATCACCGCTGCAGCGCAGCTTGGCGAAGTCCATGCACTTGTCGCCGGCGAAGGCGGCCAGGCCCAGCAGGCGGCGGATGCCGCGGCGAAGGTCGAAGGCGTTGCCAAGGTGCTGCTCGCGAGCGATCCCGCCTATGCGCAGGCGCTGGCGGAGAATGTCGCGCCGTTGCTCGTGTCGCTGATGGGCAATTACGAGGCGCTGCTGTGCAACGCGACGTCCGAAGGCAAGAATATCGCGCCGCGCGTCGCGGCCTTGCTCGACGTCATGCAGGTCTCCGACGTTCTCTCGATCGAGGGGCCGGATACGTTCACACGCCCGATCTATGCCGGCAATGCGGTCGCCACGGTGCAATCGTCTGACGCCAAGAAGGTGCTGACCGTGCGCGGCACCGCCTTCGCCAAGGCCGCGGCGAGTGGCGGTAACGGCACCGTGGAGCCGGTCGCCGGCACCGGCGATGCGGGCCTGTCCAGCTTCGTCGGTCGCGAGACCAGCAAGTCGGAGCGGCCAGAGCTGACCTCCGCGCGTGTCGTAGTTTCCGGCGGCCGGGCGCTCGGTTCGTCCGAGCAGTTCCACGCCTTGATCGATCCGTTGGCAGACAAGCTCCATGCCGCGGTCGGCGCCAGCCGCGCAGCGGTGGATGCGGGCTACGCACCCAACGACTATCAGGTTGGCCAGACCGGCAAGATCGTGGCACCCGAAGTCTATGTCGCGGTCGGCATTTCCGGTGCGATCCAGCATCTTGCCGGCATGAAGGACAGCAAGGTCATCGTCGCGATCAACAAGGATGAGGACGCGCCGATCTTCCAGGTCGCTGACCTCGGCCTCGTCGGCGACCTGTTTCAGATCATCCCGGACCTTACCGCGAAACTTTGA
- a CDS encoding sensor histidine kinase codes for MAQIELGQESNGGLSPNRIAILAILLAWMTQFALLTAQMAAAEKAAGMPVMTWSELAARACVTTIGILLSIGMALLLRKLRETPLGLRITMAGITAVAGSLLHALANFGLFSILMPEESMKRASIASYLAATTVWFWTYGAIAALLLVIYYNADLRERDRRLALLRAVAQSAQIKALRYQINPHFMFNTLNSIASLVGRRETAEAEAMVENLSDFLHTTLLLNPEDDIPLWRELELQQLYLSIEAARFPKRLLVEVDVPDELRALLVPSLITQPLIENVIKHAVRKSTTPIELRIVARQVGKNLELVIRNSFGDAAGQMRGPPGIGLANVDERLTMRYPGACRCLAVSDADGFYVRLLMPATGGAVP; via the coding sequence ATGGCGCAGATCGAACTGGGGCAGGAGAGCAATGGCGGGCTGTCCCCGAACCGGATTGCCATACTCGCGATCTTGCTGGCCTGGATGACGCAGTTCGCATTGCTGACCGCCCAGATGGCCGCGGCGGAGAAGGCGGCCGGCATGCCGGTAATGACCTGGTCCGAATTGGCCGCGCGCGCCTGCGTGACGACGATCGGCATCTTGTTGTCGATCGGTATGGCGTTGCTGTTGCGCAAGCTGCGCGAGACACCGCTCGGGCTGCGCATCACCATGGCCGGGATAACGGCGGTGGCCGGGTCGCTCCTCCACGCGCTCGCCAATTTCGGCCTGTTCTCGATCCTTATGCCGGAAGAATCGATGAAGCGGGCCAGTATCGCCTCTTATCTTGCGGCGACGACCGTCTGGTTCTGGACCTATGGCGCGATAGCAGCGCTGCTGCTGGTCATCTATTACAATGCCGACCTGCGTGAACGCGACCGCCGGCTGGCGCTGCTGCGGGCGGTTGCGCAATCGGCGCAGATCAAGGCGCTGCGGTACCAGATCAATCCGCACTTCATGTTCAACACCCTCAATTCGATTGCTTCCCTCGTCGGTCGCAGGGAGACCGCCGAGGCCGAAGCGATGGTCGAAAACCTGTCGGATTTCCTGCACACGACATTGTTGCTCAATCCCGAGGACGACATTCCCTTGTGGCGTGAGCTGGAGCTGCAGCAGCTCTATCTCAGCATCGAGGCTGCGCGCTTCCCCAAACGCCTGCTGGTGGAAGTCGATGTGCCCGACGAATTGCGCGCCCTGCTCGTGCCGAGCCTGATCACGCAGCCGCTGATCGAAAACGTGATCAAGCACGCGGTGCGCAAGAGCACCACGCCGATCGAGCTTCGGATCGTCGCCCGCCAGGTCGGTAAAAACCTGGAACTCGTCATCCGCAACAGTTTCGGCGATGCCGCCGGCCAGATGCGGGGGCCGCCCGGGATCGGACTCGCCAACGTCGATGAGCGGCTGACGATGCGTTACCCCGGCGCATGCCGCTGCCTGGCCGTATCGGATGCCGACGGCTTCTACGTCCGCTTGCTCATGCCCGCGACGGGCGGAGCGGTGCCATGA